The genomic DNA AGGGATGAGAGGCGCTACCCATTTGTCAACCTCGTAACGGACAGGGTAATAGGAACGGTTGGAGACGAGTTCTGGACCCTGAGAGCCCGGGTGGGATTGAATGTCATCATGAGGGGGAGGGTCTGGAAGATCATCCACATAGACGATGAGAGAGGCATCCTATTCGTCCTCCCCTCGGAGGACCCTCTAGGAGCCCTGCCGGGCTGGGATGGGGAGCTCATCCCCGTCCCAAAGGAGGTAGCGTTGGAGGTGGGGGAGATGAGGGAGAAGATAGCCTCCGAGATCACCAGGCTGGGCTCGGCTGAGAGGGTTGTTGAGAGCCTGTCGTCTTCCATGAATGTCGAAGCCGAGGCGTTGAAGGCTATGGTGGGGGAGGTGGAGATGCAGCTTTCCCATGGATTCCCAATACCTTCTGGGAGGAGGATGGTTCTAGAGGGATATGAGAGGTACCTCATCGTTCACAGCTCCTTTGGGGAGAAGGTGAACAGGACTCTGGGCTGCATCTTCGACGCCATCCTTTCGGATCATGACATGATATATAGCTGGTGGAACGACGCATACAGGATCCTAGTAGAGGCTCCCAGTAGATTAAGCGGAAAGGACCTCGAGGAGATGGAGGCTTGGCTCCTCCACATATCAGGGGAGGAGGCGGAGAGGAGGCTCTTGGAGTTCATGGAGGCAAGGTTCCCCTTCGGATACATGATGAGGTTTGTGGCGGAGAGGTTCGGGGCGATCCCTAGGGGGAGAACCCTCAGCCCAAGGGAGCTAGAGAGGCTTCAGGAGAGGTTCAGGGGCACCCCAATATACATAGAGACCTTAAGAGAGGCTTACAGGGAGAAGCTGGACCTTGATGAGGTGAAGAGGATTCTAGGCTCCATCAGGTCTGGCGAGATAGAGGTTGTTAGGGTTATGAGGGGTAGGCCAAGCCCCCTAGCCAGGCACGTGCTGGAGAAATACGCCGATATCCCTGAGCTCTTGGCCTCCAGATTCTCCATGGATGATCAGTTGGACTACATGAAGAGAAGCATAGATTCAAGGAAGGTGAACTTGGCATGTATGGGGTGTGGGGGATGGAGCAAGTCCAGCAGGGTGAGGGAGCTTGCGGAGGCCCCGGCCTGCGATGCCTGCGGCTCCAGGCTCCTAGCGGTCCTGAAACGGGGGCAGACCCCGGAAGCATTCCTCTCGATGGTTAAGAGGTGGATGAAGGGAGAACCCTTAGATGGAGGGGAGATGGAGGCCATCTCTTATGGGAGGAGGACGGCTGATCTGGTCCTCTCCCATGGGAAGAGGGCTGTAATAGCCTTAACAGTTCAAGGGGTTGGACCATCAACAGCCTTCGGCATCCTATCTAGGATGCATAGAGATGAGAGAGAATTCTATAGGGATCTACTGAGGGCTAAGATAAGATACATAAGGACTAGACCATATTGGGATGAGGATGGACTCGACAGGCAGAGGTTGAAGGCTCGGTGACACCCCGCATGGGTCCTCTGCCTAACAACTCCTCTATAGCCTTAATTGTGTTTGATACCCCATCCCCTGGGCTCTTGGAGGTGATCTCTCTAATACGCTCCCCATAAATACCAAGCTCTATGACCCTCTCAACTGCTCTAAGTAGGTTATCCCTGGTGATGTCCCTCTGGTGGAGGGCCTCCGCGATCCCGAGTTCCTTCGCCCTCCTCGCGTTAGCGTACTGCTCCGTATGCCCAGGCGTAGGTATTAGGATCTGGGGTTTCCCATAGCATAGGTTCTGCAGGACAGTTCCATGGCCGGCCCTGGATATGACAGCGTCGCAGGCCTTTAGGTATCTGAAGCGGTCTGGTAACCATGGGAGGATCGTCAGAGGGCCATATGTGCGGGGCCTAGTATCAAGCCGGGGCATCCCCATGGACAGCAGGATCCTATAATCACCTGGAAACTCCTTGAGGATCGGGATCAGCTTGGAGATCAGGGGAATTCGCTCCTTCTCTGGGCCGCTTATGCTGGCCAGGATGAGGTGCCTCCCCTTATCAACGCCTGGAAGGTCTACTGTACCTTCGCACTCCTCGGGCCTCTTAGGGAGGATCGGCCCAACAAACCTAACCAGGTTCCTATGCCTCTTCGGGATCCTTAGGAGGTCTAGGCTTATGGTGTATGGCTCCGGGAAGTCCGGGATAAGGATTATGTCGCTTAGAGCCCATCCTCCCCCTATAAGGGTTAACAATACGCCGTCGGCGATCTTTGAGAGGTTGAAGTTCCTCTTGCTCCTGGGCACTATGGGCTGAAACTGGTTCAGGATTGAGGTTGAGGGCAACCCAAGCAGCCTCGCCGCGAAGATGGATGAGAGCCTAGTGTCCGATATGACTATCTCGGGCTCGAATCTCCTCATGTTCTCCAATTCAACCCGGACTTGGTTCAGAAAGCGGGGTGGGGCTTTTAATCCTCCCTTGACCGATGACATCTTCAGGTCTATTCGTCCTTCTAAGACCTCCATCCTCATAGATGGGGCCGATACCACTGGGAACCCCCCCTTCTTGAGGTATTCAAGCCCCTCCTGATAGGTAGAGAAGAGGATCTCGGCCCCTCTCCTCCGAAGCTCCTCCGCTATGGGTAGGCATCTACCCACATGCCCGAGGCCTAGGCCACACGGGCTGATGTAGATCCTCACCTCCTCTAGCCTTCCCAAGTGGAACCCATCCACTCAGGGGGATAGGCTTACCTTCTTGACGGCCCCTCCAGGCCTCTCCTCTGCGAAGATTATCGCCTGGAACCTCGAGACCTCAGTCCTCTTGTCCAGCCATGCATCGGGGGGTAGGCCAGCCTTTAGGCAGCAGTTCGTAAGGAACTCCTCGGCGTCCCACCCCCACTCCACAGCCACCTGTGGGAGGAGAAGCCCCCTTCTAACCCCCCTACCCACCATCAGCCCGTCCCTTCCAATCACTATCTTCCCAGGATACTCCGAGGGATCCTCTACCTTTATGGTCTCAGGTGGGGTGAGGACGCTGACCTCCACGGCTATATGCCCCATCTCGTCGCTGGAGACCGGATGGAACCTCGGATCCTCGAAGGCAGCCCCCAACGCCGCCTCTACGACCGCCTCCGCCAATGGCATAACCGGATAGGGGAAACCTATGCATCCCCTTAGGATATGGGCGCCATCCTCCACCCTGTTCAGGGTTACGAATACGCCACACCGACGGGTGAGCTTCTCGGATGCTGAGGAAGGCCTTATGGCCTCCCCTGTCTTCAGCCTGGTCTCTATCGCCCTCCTTGCTAGTTTAACCAGGTACTCCCCTTCCTCAAGAGTTAGGTCAAGATTCAACCCCATCCCCCCGATGTTCATATAAGATGATCAGCCATCCTATTAGGGCCTTTCCCCGCCCGTCGCCTCCTCAACCATCTCCAGGATACTCTTCCAGTGGCTCCCCTTCCAGTATACCTGGCCGCAGGAGGTGCAGATCCAGAAGTCCTCGTAGGCCTTGAGGGTCCTCGTTGGAACCTTACCCCTGACAGCCTCTCTATCGGCTGCCTTGAGCTCGGCCCCGCAGATTGGGCACCTGGATCTCTCAGGGTCTAGCTTCAGGTTGAACCTCATGGAGACTGATCTCAACATCTCCGCGTCGCTTCCGCCCTCTACGAGGAGGGACTCCAATCCCTCCCTCACCGCCCTCCTGTAGAGTAGCTCGTCCCTTGTGAGGAGGATCCTTCCCTCTTTTGATGCAAGCCTGATCAGCTCCTCGTCTGGGATGTTTCCTGGATATTCGGCGTCATACCCGCATATTCTCAGCCAACGAGCTAGGGAGCCCAACATCGCGTCCAGAAGAAACCTCGGCTCCAACCTCGACGGACCCCCTCATCCCCGCTCATAACCATCATAAATCATGGATGGTGAATTAGTTAAAATTGGGTCTAGCCCTAGTTCTTTGGAGGCTAGACCTCCTCATCGGCTACACAATCCTCACATAGATACATCCCTTCCACCGCCTTAAGGTTCATAGAGTACGCCCCGCACCTCTCGCATATCCCTGTTAATGAGGGGGATCCGGCTCCCACACCACCCTGGATCTTTGAGCGCTCCCGTACTATCTCTATAATGGTTGGGACTATTCTTAGGATATCCCTCTCAGTCACGACCCCGACTAGGCTCCCCTTATAGGTTACGCCCAACCGCCTTATGTTAAGCCTACTCATCAGCATCATGG from Candidatus Bathyarchaeota archaeon includes the following:
- a CDS encoding DEAD/DEAH box helicase, translated to MPPVFGLLHPIIREALEESGIHEPTPSQEMAIGPIMEGDNVLLVAPTASGKTEAALLPVFDHLLRDEKRGGVRAIYITPLRALNRDLMRRLNFWRDRLGIDIQVRHGDTGAGERRRQAERSPEMLITTPETLQALLPSEKMRSHLSSTGWVIVDEIHEIASSKRGSQLSVGLERLEKLTGKPFQRIGLSATVGNPDEVASLLGGRRNVSIIVVELEKPFEYRMEYPTPEDLDFDLSYELGTTAEAVSRLRRLRMLVEGHASTLIFAQGRGQVELLGNRLLRIEPRIDVHHGSLSREERQRVEDQLKEGILRGIVCTSTLQLGIDIGTIDLCIQYLSPRRASTLIQRVGRSGHRLERRSKGVIIPAYGEDALESAVIIGRAERGKVERLDIPVKPLDVLAHQLTGLALDMRGVRKDEAYEAIAGAYPYRSLDRGELDEVVGFISSMGLISDDGGILKPTGKGRRYYYMNLSMIRDERRYPFVNLVTDRVIGTVGDEFWTLRARVGLNVIMRGRVWKIIHIDDERGILFVLPSEDPLGALPGWDGELIPVPKEVALEVGEMREKIASEITRLGSAERVVESLSSSMNVEAEALKAMVGEVEMQLSHGFPIPSGRRMVLEGYERYLIVHSSFGEKVNRTLGCIFDAILSDHDMIYSWWNDAYRILVEAPSRLSGKDLEEMEAWLLHISGEEAERRLLEFMEARFPFGYMMRFVAERFGAIPRGRTLSPRELERLQERFRGTPIYIETLREAYREKLDLDEVKRILGSIRSGEIEVVRVMRGRPSPLARHVLEKYADIPELLASRFSMDDQLDYMKRSIDSRKVNLACMGCGGWSKSSRVRELAEAPACDACGSRLLAVLKRGQTPEAFLSMVKRWMKGEPLDGGEMEAISYGRRTADLVLSHGKRAVIALTVQGVGPSTAFGILSRMHRDEREFYRDLLRAKIRYIRTRPYWDEDGLDRQRLKAR
- a CDS encoding TIGR00296 family protein, which produces MGLNLDLTLEEGEYLVKLARRAIETRLKTGEAIRPSSASEKLTRRCGVFVTLNRVEDGAHILRGCIGFPYPVMPLAEAVVEAALGAAFEDPRFHPVSSDEMGHIAVEVSVLTPPETIKVEDPSEYPGKIVIGRDGLMVGRGVRRGLLLPQVAVEWGWDAEEFLTNCCLKAGLPPDAWLDKRTEVSRFQAIIFAEERPGGAVKKVSLSP
- a CDS encoding Mut7-C RNAse domain-containing protein — its product is MLGSLARWLRICGYDAEYPGNIPDEELIRLASKEGRILLTRDELLYRRAVREGLESLLVEGGSDAEMLRSVSMRFNLKLDPERSRCPICGAELKAADREAVRGKVPTRTLKAYEDFWICTSCGQVYWKGSHWKSILEMVEEATGGERP